One genomic region from Mastacembelus armatus chromosome 21, fMasArm1.2, whole genome shotgun sequence encodes:
- the LOC113123147 gene encoding trace amine-associated receptor 4-like, with amino-acid sequence METLVDTELCFPQLLNSSCVKTKRPHFETMMTYILLFSISLFTVFLNLLVIISISHFKQLHSTTNLLILSLAVSDFFMGLLMLFQIILIEGCWFLGDLMCTVYQYIAYIITSTSVGNMVLICIDRYVAICDPMHYSTKVTQKRVKVCICLCWSCSVIFQSLIMKDVLQQPGRYNSCFGECMFVINYIAGIADLIFSFILPITVIVVLYMRVFVVAVSQARAMRSHITTVTVQGSRKVTAKKSEIKAARTLGIVITVFLLCLCPYYCVALTSQNDLMNTSSAAFVICLYYFNSCLNPLIYALFYPWFRKSVKLIFTLKILQPDSCEANVM; translated from the exons ATGGAGACTTTGGTGGAtactgaactctgctttccacagctcCTCAACTCCTCCTGTGTGAAGACAAAGCGTCCTCACTTTGAGACCATGATGACTTATATTCTGCTGTTCTCCATCTCTCTATTCACTGTATTTCTCAACCTGTTGGTCATCATCTCTatctcacacttcaa GCAGCTTCACAGCACCACcaacctcctcatcctctctctggctgtttcAGATTTCTTCATGGGGCTCCTCATGTTGTTTCAGATTATACTCATAGAAGGCTGCTGGTTTCTTGGAGACCTTATGTGTACTGTGTACCAGTACATAGCATACATTATTACATCTACCTCAGTAGgaaacatggtgctcatatgtattgaccgttatgtggctatttgtgaccctaTGCATTACTCCACTAAAGTCACACAAAAAAGAGTTAAGgtctgtatttgtctgtgttggtCTTGTTCTGTGATCTTTCAGAGTCTGATAATGAAGGACGTCTTACAACAACCAGGCAGGTATAACTCCTGTTTTGGAGAGTGTATGTTTGTCATTAATTACATTGCTGGAATTGCAGATCtcattttttccttcattctccccattactgttattgtggttctgtatatgagagtatttgtggtggctgtgtctcaggctcgtgccatgaggtctcacattacaactgtcacagtccagggttcaaggaaagtaactgctaaaaaatctgaaatcaaagcagccaggactcttggtaTTGTTataactgtttttttattatgtctCTGTCCATATTATTGTGTTGCTCTTACAAGTCAAAATGATTTGATGAATACttcatctgctgcctttgtgaTATGCTTGTActattttaactcctgtctaaaccctctgatctatgccttattttacccctggtttagaaaatcagtCAAACTCATTTTTACATTGAAAATACTGCAGCCTGACTCCTGTGAGGCCAATGTAATGTAG